The Gemmatimonadaceae bacterium genomic sequence CTCGCGTGGCTGGCGTCGGAACCGGTGGATCTGGTGATCACGGACCTCATGATGCCCGGTGTCTCCGGCCCCGAGTTCGCGCGGCGCCTCGCGACCGCGCATCCGGCGCTGCGGGAGCGACTGGTGGTGCTCACCGGGGGCGCCTCGAGTGCGGAAGCGGAGGCCTTTGTGGCCGACCCCACCCTGCTCGTGCTCGAGAAGCCCATTCGCCGCGACGAGCTCGCGCGGCAGATCCGCGCGCGCCTGCCCCGCCCCTGAGCGAGGCCGAGGAAACCCTTCGCCGGTGGTGGCGTGTCCGACGGGACAACGAACCACCTGCTGCGAGGATTTCCATGGTGCTCTTTCCGTTGCGGGCATACGCCCGCCCAATCTCTGCTGGACTCGTGCTGTCCGCGGTCGCCGCGTCCGCGCTGGTGACCCCGTGCCGCGCCGTGGCGCAGGACGCCACCGCGCGCATTCGCCTGGCGCCGCAGATCGCCGTCCGCCGCATGGCGCCACCGGGCGATCGTGCCGTGCTCGGCATTCTCATGGCCACCGGCTCGCGCGCGGACACCGCTGGTGTGCGCGTCGAAGAGGTGGACGCGAACGGTCCCGCCGCCAAAGCGGGGCTCAAGGCCGGTGACGTCATCACCGAGATCAATGGGACGTCGCTCCGGTTGAGCCGCGAAGACGCCGAGGATCTCGCCGTGGGCGGCCTGGCTCAGCGCCGTCTGCAGCGCGCGCTCGGCACCGTGAAGCCGGGTGACGAGATCACGCTGCTCGTGCGCTCGGGCACGACCGCGCCGCGCAAGCTTGCGGTGAAGACCATCTCGCAGGCGGAGCTGGATCGGGCCGTGGCGGCGCGGGCTCCGGGTGAACCTCTGGTGATGGAGCGCCGCGCCGGCGAGCGTCAGGCGGACGAGCGCGGGAGCGCCGAACGCGGTATGGTGGGGCTGACGGTGGGCGCGGCGGGCAATGCGCGCGACACGCTCGGGCTGTTCATCAGCAGCGTGGTCACCGGCGGACCCGCCGAGAAGGCCGGGATCGTGGAAGGCGAACGGGTGGCGGCGGTGAACGGCGTGGACGTGCGCGTCGCGCGCGAGGATGTGGACGATGCGCCCGCGGTGTCGGCGCGCGTCAACCGCTTTGTGCGCGAGGTGCAGCAGGCGGCCCCGGGCAAGACGCTGACGCTGCGCGTCTATGGCAATGGCCGCTATCGGGACGTCGCCGTCACGGCGGCCAAGGCGAGCGACCTGCCGCGCACCGGCTTCAGCATCTCCGTGGGCGATGGCGCGATGCAGATCCTGACCCCGCGGGCCCCGTCGGCGCCCCGGGCGCCGCAGCCGCCGCGGGTGTTCGAGTTCGATCGCGATGGCGACATCGGGCGGCTGCGCTTCGACGGCCAGGAGATGCGGATCGACCTCGACCGGCTGCGCGACAGCATCGAGGAGATGCGCCGGGGGATCGAACGGGGGCTGGAGCGCGGCCTGGAGGGCGGGCTCAGGAGTTTTGACCTGCGGGAGGTGCCGGCGAGGGGGCGGAGGGTGGTGGTAATTCTGTAGTATGGAAAGGGGAATGGTAGTCTGACCTCTTGGAGGTCGGACGTGAGTGGTGAGGAACCCCTCAGGGGTCAGGGGGGAGGGATACAGGGGGGAGGCATCAGGACTGCCGTGGGGGCAGTCCTGATGCCTTCCCCCTGATGTTCTTCCGCCTGACGCCTGAGGGGTTGCTCACATCTCATCCCTCACACGGTTCGTCCCACCTGTACCAACGCTGGGCCATTCGCAGGCGTACAATCAGACGTAGCTTCCAAGGTTTCACCCCTCTCGGACGCCCCCTCCGCCCGCCGTGGCGCGTGGGGTGTCTTTTTCGCCCCGCCGTTCGCCAAGCGAATGCCAGTCAACCAGTTGCCGATGCGCCGCGCGCACCGGCTCACGATACAGTCCGCGGTCGCCGGTGCCTCGCTCACGCTCCTCACGCTCGGTGCGTGCAAGGAGCCGCCGCGCCCGCAGCGTCCCCCCGCCGTCGTCACCGTCAAGCCGGCCGCGAAAGGCCCGCTGCCGTACGTCGTGCTCGCGAACGGGCAGGTCGAAGCCAACAAGACCGTTGCGGTGCAGTCGCTCGTCTCCGGGCAGATCACCAAGGTCAACTTCAGCGAAGGCGACGAGGTCAAGCAGGGGCAGGTGCTCTTCCAGATCGACCCGCGTCCCTTCCAGGCGACGCTCGATCAGCAGCTCGGCACCCTCGCTCGCGATGAAGCCAACCTCGCCCGCTCCCGCGCCGACTCGGCGCGCTTCGCCGGGCTCGCAAAGGATGGCTACATCACCAAGCAGCAGCTCGATCAGGCGTTCGCCGAAGCGTCCGCGCTCGGCGCGACGGTGGCGGCCGACAAGGCGCTCATCAGCCGCGCGCGCTTCGATCTCGAGAACACCACGGTGCGCGCGCCCATCGCCGGTCGCACGGGGCAGATCAACTTCCGCCTCGGTGCGCTGGTGCGCGCGTCCACCGATCAGCTGGTCACGATCAACGAGCTGCGTCCGGTGCTGGTGCGCTTCCCGGTGCAGGAGCGCGACTTCGAAGAACTCCGCAAGCGCGCCGGGGTGGACAAGCCGTTGCCGGTCAAGATCACGCGCAACGGCGACACGGTGAACGTCATCACCGCGACGCTCGCGTTCGTGGACAACCAGATCGATCGCGCGAGTGGCTCGGTGCTGCTCAAGGCGCGAGTGCCGAATGAAGATCGGGCGCTTTGGCCCGGGCAGTTCGTGAACGTCGCGCTGGAACTCGCCGTGGAGCAGGATGCGATCACGCTGCCGTCCGAGGCCGTGATTCAGTCGGGGACGAACACGTTCGTGTACCTCATGCAGGACGGCACCGCCGTGCGGACGCCGGTGAAGGTCGGCCGCCAGTTCGGCGAGATGGTGAAGATCGACAGCGGCCTGGTGGGCGGCGAGTCGGTCATCGTGGAAGGACAGCAGAAGCTGCGCGACGGCGCGAAGGTGCAGCTGCGTTCGGCCGTGGCCGGTGGTGGCCGCGGTGGACGGGGCGGGCGCGGTGGGCGTGGCGGGCGGAATGGGGCGGGTGGGTCGGCGGCGGCGGGGCCGGGTGCCGTGGACAGCGGGAAGACGGACGGCGGGAAGAGCGGAAGCCCGAACGGCGGAAGCCCGAACGGCGGGAGCTCGAACGGCGGGAGCTCGAACGGCGGAAGCTCGAACGGCGGGAGCTCGAACGGCGGGAATGCTGGTGGGCGGTCGGGTGGGCGTCGCGGAGGGGGGACTCCATGAGTGATGTGGTGAAGCCGGGCGCCGAGGCGGAGTCCGGCGTCAATCTCAGCGAGATCTGGATTCGTCGGCCGGTCATGACCACGCTGGTCATGATCGGCATTCTCGTGTTCGGTTTCGTGGCCTACCGCAGTCTGGCGGTGAGCGACCTGCCCACGATCGACTATCCCACGATCACGGTGTCGGCCGGTCTGCCGGGCGCGAGTCCGGAAGTCATGGCCACGTCGGTGGCGACGCCGCTCGAGCAGCAGTTCTCCACGATCTCCGGCATCGACAACATCACGTCGTCGAGCTCGCAGGGGAGCACGAACGTCACCATCCAGTTCAATCTGGACCGTGACATCGACAAGGCCGCGGCCGACGTGCAGTCGGCGATCTCCAAGACGCTGCGCCAGCTGCCGCAGGGGATCAATCCGCCGTCGTACAACAAGGCGAACGCGGCCGACACGCCGATCATGATGTATTCGCTCAACTCCGACGTGCTCTCGCGCACGGAGCTGAACGAATTTGCCGAAACCTTCATCGGGCAGCGCCTCAGCACCGTCAGCGGTGTCGCGCAGGTGCAGGTGTTCGGGTCGGCCAAGTTCGCGGTGCGCGTTCAGCTCGATCCGGCGGCGCTCCAGCAGCGCGGCATCGGCATCGACGAAGTGCAGCAGGCCATCAATCAGGGCAACTCCAATCAGCCGGCTGGCGTGCTCATGGGCGCCAACCAGTCGTTCACGCTGCAGGCGAGTGGCCAGCTCAAGAACGCGGCGGAATTCCGTCAGCTCGTGGTGGCCTACCGCAACGGCAGCCCGGTGCGTCTCGGCGACCTGGGGAACGTCTTCGACGGCCTGCAGCAGATGCGCGGCATGTCGGAGCTCAACGGTCGGTCGAACATCTCGCTGTCGATCATCCGGCAGCCCGGCGTGAACACCGTGGCCACCGCGAATGGCGTGAAGGCCGAGATGGAAAAGCTGCTCCCGCAGCTGCCGCCCAGTGTGCAGGTCGAAACGATCTTCGATCGCTCGGTCAGCATCCAGCACTCGGTGGAGGATGTGCAGTTCACGCTGCTCCTCACCGTCGCGCTCGTCGTGCTGGTGATCTTCCTGTTCCTGCGGAATGCCCGCGCCACCATCATCCCGTCGCTCGCGCTGCCGTTCTCGATCGTCGGCACGTTCTGCGTGATGTGGATGCTGGATTACTCGCTCGACAATCTGTCGCTCATGGCGCTCACGCTGGCCGTGGGCTTCGTGGTGGACGACGCGATCGTGATGCTCGAGAACATCGTGCGTCACATGGAAATGGGGAAGAAGCCGCTACAGGCGGCGCTCGACGGCTCCAAGGAGATCAGCTTCACGATTCTCTCCATGACGCTGTCGCTGGTGGCGGTGTTCATCCCGCTGCTGTTCATGCCGGGATTGGTCGGGCGCCTCTTCCGCGAGTTCGCGGTGACGATCGGCGTGTCGATCCTGGTGTCGGGCTTCGTCTCGCTGACGCTCACGCCGATGCTGGCCGCGCGCTTCCTCAAGGGCGGGGAAGGCCACGCCCACGATGAGGGGACAGGCTCGTGGCGCTCGGTGGAGCGGCTCTATCAGGCCTCCGAGCGCGGCTATGTGCGCTCGCTCGGCTGGGTCATGCGGCACCGTGGCCTCACCATGACCTTCAGCGCCTTCATGGCCGTGCTGACGGTCGCGCTGTTCATGTACATCCCCAAGGGCTTCATTCCGTCGGAAGACACCGGTCGCCTCCAGGGCTCGGTGGAAGGCCCCGAAGGCATTGGTTACGACGCGCTGGCCGCCAAGGTGCGCGAGGTGGGCAAGATCATTCAGGCGAACCCGAACGTGGAGTTCGCGCTGATGTCGGTGGGTGGCGGTGGTGGATTTGGCGGCAATAACTCCGGCCGCATCCAGATCACCCTCAAGGACAGCAAGAAGTTCAAGCGCCCGCACGTCGATCAGATCATGCGCGAGCTCACGCGCGCGACCTCGCAGGTGCCGGGCGTGCAGGTGTTCTTCCGCAATCCGCCGCCGATCAACATCGGTGGCCGTCGCGGCAACAGCGCCTACTCGGTCTCACTGCAGGGCGCCGATATCGCGGAACTCTATACCTCCGCACGCGCCCTCGAACAGCGCATGCGCGAGCTGCCGGAGCTCGAAAACATCTCGAGCGATCTGCAGGTCGGCAATCCGCAGGTGGCGGTCACGATCGATCGCGAACGCGCGTCCGCCCTTGGTGTCACCGCCGCGCAGCTCGAGGCCGCGCTCTACAACTCGTATGGGCAGCGGCAGGTCTCCACGATCTACACGCAGACGAACCAGTACCAGGTCATTCTGGAGCTCCTGCCGGAGTTCCAGAAGGATCCGGCGGCCCTAAGCCAGCTGTACGTGCGCTCCAATACGGGGCAGCTGGTGAACCTCGGCTCCGTCGCCACCTTCACGAAGGGCGTCGGCCCGCAGTCGGTGCAGCACAACGGGCAGCAGCCGGCCGTGTCGATCTCGTTCAACACGCGCCCCAACGTGGCCCTCGGCTCGGCGGTTGACGCGGTGCAGCGTGAAGCGGCCAACGTGCTCCCCAGCGGCGTCACGGCGGTGCTGAGTGGTGATACGCAGGCCTTCGCGCAGGCACAGAGTGGCCTGCTCGCGCTGCTGGTCGTCGCGATCTTCGTGATCTACATGGTGCTCGGCATCCTGTACGAAAGCTTCATTCACCCGATCACGATTCTCTCGGGTTTGCCGTTCGCGGCGGTGGGCGCGCTCATCACGCTCATGCTCTTCGGCAAGGACCTGAGCGTGTACGCCTACGTCGGCGTGATCATGCTCATCGGCCTCGTGAAGAAGAACGCGATCATGATGATCGACTTCGCCGTGGAAGCCGAGCGCAAGGACGGCATGGCGCCGGCCGACGCGATCGTGGAAGCGGCGCGCGTGCGCTTCCGCCCGATCATGATGACCACGATGGCCGCGCTCATGGGGACGCTCCCCATCGCGGTCGGCTACGGCGCCGGTGGCGAATCCCGCCAGCCCCTCGGCCTCGCGGTGGTGGGTGGTCTCGCGTTCTCGCAGCTCATCACGCTCTACGTGACGCCGGTCGTGTACACGCTGCTCGATCGCCTGGCGAACCGGAAGCGCGACCGCGCCGCCGCCAAGGCGACGTCTGCGGTTGGTGGGATGGAGCCGGTGCCGGTCGCGGGTGATTAAAGGCAGTAACCCAAAACCCACGACCAAAAGCCCGAAACCCTGAACTGATCAGTTCAGGGTTTCGCGTTCTTGGTCGTGGGTCGTGGGTTCGCTAGGACTGCGACACCGGCCCCAGCGCCTTCGCGATCGCCTCGTACAACTGCTCGGGCGTGAACGGCTTCTGCAAGTACCCATCAATCGGCTGGCTGCCGATCAGTTTGCGCGCGTCTTTCCAATCGTGGCCGCTGATGGCGATGATCGGTTGCTTGCTATTGAGTGCGCGGACGGCCGTGAGAAACGCCGCACCGTCCATGTGGGGCATGGAGAGATCCACGAGCATCAGCGTGAACATGGTCGGGTTCGCGACATAGAGCGCGAGGCCATCGCTGCCATGCTCCGCTTCGACCACGCGGAAGCCACGGCGTCGCAACAGCACCGAGGTCACGGCGCGTACGCCTTCCTCGTCGTCGACCAGCAGGACGGTGCCGCTGTCAACCGCAGCGACGCCCCCGGCGGGAGATTGGCGGGTGCCAAGTGCAGCACCCGGGAATGCATTGGTCATGGTACTCCATCGGTACCCTTCAGTACGTCCCGGTCGCTCAGGCGAACCGGACGTGGTCGGGGCCCGACATCGAGCCCCGCCAATCACACTAATGCACAACGAGTCCGAACCGTTGGAGCGCAGCCAACTGGCTGCACGCCATCGGGATTAAAACTCGATCTGCGTGCCCAGTTCCACAACCCGGTTCGGCGGAATACAGAAGAACTCCGTGGCCGAACGGGCGTTGCGGGCCATGATGGCGAAAATGACCTTCCGCCAGCGAGAGAGGGCGACCTTGTCGGTCGCGCGGGTCGGCGTCGGAATCAGACGTTCTCGACCGAGGAAATACGACGTCTCCATGGGCTTGCAGCGGATGCCCATCTGGTCCACGACTTCGAGCACCTGCGGCACATTCGGCGTCTGCATGAAGCCGTAGCTGGCGATCACGCGCCAGAACCCGTGACCCAGGGGCATGACACGGACGCGCTCGCCTGCGCTCGTCTCGGGGACATCGGCCGTCTTCACCGAGACCAGCAGCACGCGTTCGTGCAGCACCTTGTTGTGCTTGAGATGGTGCAGGAGGACCGGCGGCACCCCCTCATCGCTGCCGGTCATGAAGATCGCCGTGCCGGGCACGCGATGGACCTGCGACTTCTCGACCCCCTCAAGGAAGAGCTGGATGGGCATCGTGCCTTCGGCGAGGCGCTGGTTGAGCAGAATGCGCCCGCGCTTCCAGGTCATCATCAGCACGAACAGTGAAATCCCGAGCGCGAGCGGGACCCACCCGCCGTGCTGGAGCTTCACCAGATTCGCGGCCAGGAACGCCAGATCGAAGGACATGAAGAACGCCGTGAGCGACATGACCTTCCACGATTCCCAGCGGAACCGGAGCTTCGCCACCACGTCGAAGAGCAGCGTGGTGATGAACATCGTGCCCGTCACCGCGATGCCGTAGGCCGCGCCCAGGTTCGAGGTGTTCTGGAAGGCGATCACGATGAGCAGGCACCCCACCGCGATGAACCAGTTCACTTCGGGGATGTAGATCTGCCCTTCTTCGGTCTTGCTCGTGTGGCGGATCTCGAGGCGCGGGATGTAGCCCAGCTGGATCCCCTGGCGGGTGATCGAGAACGCGCCGGAGATGAGCGCCTGCGAGGCCACGATCGCCGCCATGGTGGCAATCACGAGCAGCGGCAGCTGCAGCGCCTTGGGGGCCAGCAGGAAGAACGGATTCTCGGCGGCCTCCGGGCTCCGCAGCAGCAGCGCGCCCTGGCCGAAGTAGTTGATAAGCAGCGCCGGGAAGACGAGCCCCAGCCATGCCACGCGGATGGGACGGCGGCCGAAGTGGCCCATGTCGGCGTAGAGCGCCTCGCCGCCGGTCACCACGAGCACGACCGAGCCGAGCACCAGGAAGGCCAGCACGCCGTGCGCCTTGGCGAACACCACCGCATACATCGGATTCACCGCCGCCAGAATCGACGGGTCATGGCGGATCTCGAAGAGCCCGAGCAGGCCGATCGTGGTGAACCACACGAGCATGATCGGTCCGAACGCCATCCCCACGCGATCGGTCCCCAGTCGCTGCACCGCAAAAAGCGCGGCGAGGATGATCACCGTGAGCGGCACGATGTAGTGCGAGAGCGAGGGCGTCGCGATCTCGAGCCCTTCCATGGCGCCAAGGACGCTCATGGCGGGCGTGATGATGCCGTCGCCGTAGAGCAGGGCCGTGCCGAAGAGCGCGAGCGCTACGAGCAGCTTGCCGCGTGCC encodes the following:
- a CDS encoding PDZ domain-containing protein, which encodes MLSAVAASALVTPCRAVAQDATARIRLAPQIAVRRMAPPGDRAVLGILMATGSRADTAGVRVEEVDANGPAAKAGLKAGDVITEINGTSLRLSREDAEDLAVGGLAQRRLQRALGTVKPGDEITLLVRSGTTAPRKLAVKTISQAELDRAVAARAPGEPLVMERRAGERQADERGSAERGMVGLTVGAAGNARDTLGLFISSVVTGGPAEKAGIVEGERVAAVNGVDVRVAREDVDDAPAVSARVNRFVREVQQAAPGKTLTLRVYGNGRYRDVAVTAAKASDLPRTGFSISVGDGAMQILTPRAPSAPRAPQPPRVFEFDRDGDIGRLRFDGQEMRIDLDRLRDSIEEMRRGIERGLERGLEGGLRSFDLREVPARGRRVVVIL
- a CDS encoding efflux RND transporter periplasmic adaptor subunit; this translates as MRRAHRLTIQSAVAGASLTLLTLGACKEPPRPQRPPAVVTVKPAAKGPLPYVVLANGQVEANKTVAVQSLVSGQITKVNFSEGDEVKQGQVLFQIDPRPFQATLDQQLGTLARDEANLARSRADSARFAGLAKDGYITKQQLDQAFAEASALGATVAADKALISRARFDLENTTVRAPIAGRTGQINFRLGALVRASTDQLVTINELRPVLVRFPVQERDFEELRKRAGVDKPLPVKITRNGDTVNVITATLAFVDNQIDRASGSVLLKARVPNEDRALWPGQFVNVALELAVEQDAITLPSEAVIQSGTNTFVYLMQDGTAVRTPVKVGRQFGEMVKIDSGLVGGESVIVEGQQKLRDGAKVQLRSAVAGGGRGGRGGRGGRGGRNGAGGSAAAGPGAVDSGKTDGGKSGSPNGGSPNGGSSNGGSSNGGSSNGGSSNGGNAGGRSGGRRGGGTP
- a CDS encoding efflux RND transporter permease subunit encodes the protein MSDVVKPGAEAESGVNLSEIWIRRPVMTTLVMIGILVFGFVAYRSLAVSDLPTIDYPTITVSAGLPGASPEVMATSVATPLEQQFSTISGIDNITSSSSQGSTNVTIQFNLDRDIDKAAADVQSAISKTLRQLPQGINPPSYNKANAADTPIMMYSLNSDVLSRTELNEFAETFIGQRLSTVSGVAQVQVFGSAKFAVRVQLDPAALQQRGIGIDEVQQAINQGNSNQPAGVLMGANQSFTLQASGQLKNAAEFRQLVVAYRNGSPVRLGDLGNVFDGLQQMRGMSELNGRSNISLSIIRQPGVNTVATANGVKAEMEKLLPQLPPSVQVETIFDRSVSIQHSVEDVQFTLLLTVALVVLVIFLFLRNARATIIPSLALPFSIVGTFCVMWMLDYSLDNLSLMALTLAVGFVVDDAIVMLENIVRHMEMGKKPLQAALDGSKEISFTILSMTLSLVAVFIPLLFMPGLVGRLFREFAVTIGVSILVSGFVSLTLTPMLAARFLKGGEGHAHDEGTGSWRSVERLYQASERGYVRSLGWVMRHRGLTMTFSAFMAVLTVALFMYIPKGFIPSEDTGRLQGSVEGPEGIGYDALAAKVREVGKIIQANPNVEFALMSVGGGGGFGGNNSGRIQITLKDSKKFKRPHVDQIMRELTRATSQVPGVQVFFRNPPPINIGGRRGNSAYSVSLQGADIAELYTSARALEQRMRELPELENISSDLQVGNPQVAVTIDRERASALGVTAAQLEAALYNSYGQRQVSTIYTQTNQYQVILELLPEFQKDPAALSQLYVRSNTGQLVNLGSVATFTKGVGPQSVQHNGQQPAVSISFNTRPNVALGSAVDAVQREAANVLPSGVTAVLSGDTQAFAQAQSGLLALLVVAIFVIYMVLGILYESFIHPITILSGLPFAAVGALITLMLFGKDLSVYAYVGVIMLIGLVKKNAIMMIDFAVEAERKDGMAPADAIVEAARVRFRPIMMTTMAALMGTLPIAVGYGAGGESRQPLGLAVVGGLAFSQLITLYVTPVVYTLLDRLANRKRDRAAAKATSAVGGMEPVPVAGD
- a CDS encoding response regulator — encoded protein: MTNAFPGAALGTRQSPAGGVAAVDSGTVLLVDDEEGVRAVTSVLLRRRGFRVVEAEHGSDGLALYVANPTMFTLMLVDLSMPHMDGAAFLTAVRALNSKQPIIAISGHDWKDARKLIGSQPIDGYLQKPFTPEQLYEAIAKALGPVSQS
- a CDS encoding potassium transporter Kup, translating into MFPVQQQPRAGHHHDQHPTGRRLALLTLTALGVVYGDIGTSPLYALKECFSPMYHLAPTRENVFGVLSLIVWALTLVVTVKYVSFILRADNRGEGGTFALLALIFPRRSPDAPQARGKLLVALALFGTALLYGDGIITPAMSVLGAMEGLEIATPSLSHYIVPLTVIILAALFAVQRLGTDRVGMAFGPIMLVWFTTIGLLGLFEIRHDPSILAAVNPMYAVVFAKAHGVLAFLVLGSVVLVVTGGEALYADMGHFGRRPIRVAWLGLVFPALLINYFGQGALLLRSPEAAENPFFLLAPKALQLPLLVIATMAAIVASQALISGAFSITRQGIQLGYIPRLEIRHTSKTEEGQIYIPEVNWFIAVGCLLIVIAFQNTSNLGAAYGIAVTGTMFITTLLFDVVAKLRFRWESWKVMSLTAFFMSFDLAFLAANLVKLQHGGWVPLALGISLFVLMMTWKRGRILLNQRLAEGTMPIQLFLEGVEKSQVHRVPGTAIFMTGSDEGVPPVLLHHLKHNKVLHERVLLVSVKTADVPETSAGERVRVMPLGHGFWRVIASYGFMQTPNVPQVLEVVDQMGIRCKPMETSYFLGRERLIPTPTRATDKVALSRWRKVIFAIMARNARSATEFFCIPPNRVVELGTQIEF